Proteins from one Cicer arietinum cultivar CDC Frontier isolate Library 1 chromosome 3, Cicar.CDCFrontier_v2.0, whole genome shotgun sequence genomic window:
- the LOC140919624 gene encoding translocase of chloroplast 34 → MASQQVVREWSGINTFAPATQTKLLELLGKLKQEDVNSLTILVMGKGGVGKSSTVNSIIGERVVSISPFQSEGPRPVMVSRSRAGFTLNIIDTPGLIEGGYINDMALGIIKSFLLDKTIDVLLYVDRLDAYRVDNLDKLVAKAITDSFGKGIWKKAIIALTHAQFSPPDGLPYEEFFSKRSEALLQIVRSGASLKKDAAQASAIPVVLIENSGRCNKNESDEKVLPNGIAWIPHLVKTITEVALNKSESIHVDKNLIEGPNPNQRGKLWIPLIFALQYLFILKPIKGLIKKDIANEKKPSWETREGAPIRSRKYNRN, encoded by the exons ATGGCATCTCAACAAGTTGTTCGTGAGTGGTCTGGAATCAATACATTCGCTCCTGCTACGCAGACCAAGTTGCTAGAACTTTTGGGAAAACTTAAACAAGAG GATGTGAACTCCTTGACCATACTTGTGATGGGGAAAGGGGGTGTTGGAAAGTCTTCAACTGTGAATTCTATCATTGGAGAAAGAGTGGTTTCAATTAGTCCCTTTC agtcGGAAGGGCCGAGACCTGTTATGGTGTCACGTTCAAGGGCAGGTTTTACATTGAACATTATCGATACTCCTGGTCTTATTGAAGGGGGATACATCAATGATATGGCGCTTGGAATAATAAAAAG TTTCCTTCTGGACAAGACCATAGATGTTCTACTTTACGTGGATCGCTTAGATGCGTACCGAGTAGACAACTTGGATAAGTTGGTTGCCAAAGCTATAACTGATAGTTTTGGCAAAGGAATATGGAAAAAGGCTATAATAGCACTCACCCATGCCCAGTTCTCTCCACCAGATGGATTGCCTTATGAAGAATTTTTCTCAAAAAGATCTGAGGCTCTCTTGCAAATTGTCAGATCAGGTGCCTCCTTGAAGAAGGATGCTGCTCAG GCTTCTGCGATTCCTGTTGTTTTGATCGAGAATAGTGGGAGATGCAACAAAAATGAAAGTGATGAAAAG GTTCTTCCAAATGGGATTGCTTGGATTCCTCATCTGGTCAAAACAATCACAGAAGTTGCACTGAACAAAAGTGAATCTATTCATGTTGACAAGAATTTGATTGAAGGACCAAACCCAAATCAGAGAGGAAAGTTATGGATTCCTCTCATATTTGCTCTACAA TACTTGTTCATCCTGAAGCCAATAAAAGGACTGATCAAGAAGGACATTGCTAATGAAAAAAAGCCATCATGGGAGACACGTGAAGGTGCACCTATTCGTTCACGAAAATATAATCGAAATTAG